In Mycolicibacterium phocaicum, one DNA window encodes the following:
- a CDS encoding sulfurtransferase, with protein sequence MPLPADPHPAFATYAHPDRLVTADWLSGNIGRPGLAIVESDEDVLLYDTGHIPGAVKIDWHTELNDPHVRDYIDGAQFAALMDRKGISRDDTVVIYGDKSNWWAAYALWVFTLFGHPDVRLLDGGRDLWITNGRDTTLDVPSKQTTGYPVVERNDAPIRAFKDDVLAILGKEPLIDVRSPQEYTGERTHMPDYPEEGALRGGHIPTARSIPWAKAVDDSGRFRSRAELDELYGFISPDDKAVAYCRIGERSSHTWFVLTHLIGLPAVRNYDGSWTEWGNAVRVPVAVGEEPGPAPGSA encoded by the coding sequence GTGCCGCTGCCTGCAGACCCACATCCCGCTTTCGCCACCTACGCGCATCCCGATCGGCTGGTGACCGCCGACTGGCTGTCCGGCAACATCGGACGCCCGGGTCTGGCCATCGTCGAATCCGACGAGGACGTCCTGTTGTACGACACCGGCCACATCCCCGGCGCGGTGAAGATCGACTGGCATACCGAACTCAACGACCCGCATGTCCGCGATTACATCGACGGCGCGCAGTTCGCCGCACTGATGGATCGCAAGGGCATCAGCCGGGACGACACCGTGGTGATCTACGGCGACAAGAGCAACTGGTGGGCGGCCTACGCGCTGTGGGTTTTCACGCTCTTCGGGCACCCTGATGTCCGCCTGCTCGACGGTGGCCGCGATCTGTGGATCACCAACGGCCGGGACACCACGCTGGACGTCCCGAGCAAGCAGACCACGGGGTACCCGGTGGTCGAGCGCAACGACGCCCCGATCCGCGCCTTCAAGGACGACGTCCTCGCGATCCTCGGCAAAGAGCCGCTGATCGACGTCCGCTCGCCGCAGGAGTACACCGGCGAGCGCACCCACATGCCCGACTACCCGGAGGAGGGTGCGCTGCGCGGCGGCCACATCCCCACCGCGCGGTCCATCCCGTGGGCAAAGGCCGTCGACGACAGCGGCCGGTTCCGCAGTCGCGCCGAACTCGACGAGCTGTACGGCTTCATCTCTCCCGACGACAAGGCCGTCGCGTACTGCCGCATCGGCGAGCGCTCCAGCCACACCTGGTTCGTGCTGACGCATCTGATCGGCCTGCCCGCCGTCCGCAATTACGACGGTTCGTGGACCGAGTGGGGCAACGCGGTGCGGGTGCCCGTCGCCGTTGGCGAGGAACCGG
- a CDS encoding nucleotide sugar dehydrogenase — MPEKYDVGIIGLGYVGLTLATVLAEAGNSVIGIETRQELVDMTNQGLPHFTETGLPDALEGVTRFGKLKAVTAFDDSFSCDTYIITVGTPLSADGVARVDMIEAAARDIAGNMQDGALVILRSTVKVGTTRDVVAPMLAASGKSFDIAMCPERTLEGKALQELRELPQIVGADDPAVADRAAAVFRKLTSSIVLVSDIETAEIIKLVSNTFRDVQFAFANEVARICDAFGVSAYEVISAGKLGYNRTNIPLPGLVGGPCLEKDPHILMESVRERGVTLDITAAGRLVNERQPAETVRFISSEIARRKLGADGPLKINLLGMAFKGQPETSDLRGSMSIKVFNELKAAHPDAEIGVYDPVTPNDVLAEAFPGHKVYNRFGDAVSGADVVVLGNNHPSLGTISPRTISEFISPDGFVFDYWNHYSHLPATELGDSYFAVGRSGKVVERV, encoded by the coding sequence TTGCCAGAGAAATACGACGTCGGGATCATCGGCCTGGGATATGTGGGGCTGACGCTGGCCACCGTGCTGGCCGAGGCCGGCAACTCCGTCATCGGAATCGAGACCCGTCAGGAATTGGTCGATATGACCAATCAGGGTTTGCCGCATTTCACCGAGACCGGCCTGCCCGATGCCCTCGAGGGCGTCACCCGATTCGGGAAACTGAAGGCCGTCACCGCCTTTGACGACAGCTTCTCGTGCGACACGTACATCATCACCGTCGGCACGCCGTTGTCGGCGGACGGTGTCGCGCGCGTCGACATGATCGAGGCCGCGGCCCGCGACATCGCCGGAAACATGCAGGACGGCGCGCTGGTCATCCTGCGGTCGACGGTCAAGGTCGGCACCACCCGCGACGTGGTGGCACCGATGCTGGCCGCCAGCGGCAAGAGCTTCGACATCGCCATGTGCCCCGAGCGCACCCTGGAAGGCAAGGCGCTGCAGGAACTGCGCGAGCTGCCGCAGATCGTCGGCGCCGACGATCCGGCCGTCGCCGACCGGGCGGCCGCGGTATTCCGAAAACTCACCAGCTCGATCGTGCTGGTCTCCGATATCGAGACCGCCGAGATCATCAAATTGGTGAGCAATACGTTCCGCGATGTTCAGTTCGCGTTTGCCAACGAGGTCGCCCGGATTTGCGACGCATTCGGCGTCAGCGCCTATGAGGTGATCTCGGCGGGCAAACTCGGATACAACCGCACCAATATCCCGTTGCCGGGTCTGGTCGGCGGGCCGTGCCTGGAGAAGGACCCGCACATCCTGATGGAGAGCGTCCGCGAGCGCGGCGTCACCCTCGACATCACCGCCGCCGGCCGCCTGGTCAACGAGCGGCAGCCCGCCGAGACGGTGCGGTTCATCAGCAGCGAGATCGCGCGCCGGAAGCTGGGCGCCGACGGGCCGCTGAAGATCAACCTGCTGGGCATGGCGTTCAAGGGCCAGCCCGAGACCAGTGACCTGCGCGGGTCGATGTCCATCAAGGTTTTCAACGAGCTGAAGGCCGCGCACCCGGATGCCGAGATCGGTGTCTACGACCCGGTCACGCCGAATGACGTTCTGGCCGAGGCCTTTCCGGGGCACAAGGTGTACAACCGGTTCGGTGACGCGGTGAGCGGCGCGGATGTCGTCGTCCTCGGCAACAACCACCCGTCGCTCGGCACCATCTCGCCGCGCACCATCAGCGAGTTCATCAGCCCCGACGGTTTCGTCTTCGACTACTGGAACCACTACAGCCACCTGCCGGCCACCGAACTGGGCGACAGCTACTTCGCGGTGGGCCGCAGCGGAAAGGTCGTCGAGCGTGTCTAA
- a CDS encoding NAD-dependent epimerase/dehydratase family protein, with product MSKRVVVTGGGGFIGAYLVKRLVRDGWQVAVVDSMVRGDASRFAEVASDVELFTCDVRDQDALEKAFAGAEVVMHLAAINGTQNFYTQPELVLEVGMLGALAVVNAGRNAGVPDLVVASTAEVYQTPSIIPTPETIPLMLPDSLNPRYSYGGGKIASELIAFNYGQEHYRQVQIFRPHNIYGPNMGWKHVEPQFILRALGCQERGDAVFPIQGDGTETRSFCYVDDCVDGIMTMYEKGGHREIYHIGSDVEMSIRELADRIGAIVGVALDVQPGESPAGQTKRRCPDITKMGKLGWTPQIALDDGLARTVAWYREHRNDVPANDLM from the coding sequence GTGTCTAAGCGGGTCGTGGTCACCGGTGGTGGCGGATTCATCGGCGCCTACCTGGTCAAGCGGCTGGTGCGGGACGGCTGGCAGGTCGCGGTGGTGGACTCCATGGTCCGCGGCGATGCCAGCAGATTCGCCGAAGTCGCCTCGGACGTAGAGCTTTTCACGTGCGACGTCCGCGATCAGGACGCCCTCGAGAAGGCATTCGCCGGCGCCGAGGTGGTCATGCACCTGGCCGCCATCAACGGCACCCAGAACTTCTACACCCAACCGGAACTGGTGCTCGAGGTCGGCATGCTGGGCGCGCTGGCGGTCGTCAACGCGGGCCGCAACGCCGGTGTGCCGGATCTGGTGGTGGCGTCCACGGCCGAGGTCTATCAGACACCGTCGATCATCCCGACGCCCGAGACCATCCCGCTGATGCTGCCCGACAGCCTCAACCCCCGGTACTCCTACGGCGGCGGCAAGATCGCCAGTGAACTGATCGCCTTCAACTACGGTCAGGAGCACTACCGCCAGGTGCAGATCTTCCGGCCGCACAACATCTACGGGCCGAACATGGGCTGGAAGCACGTCGAGCCGCAATTCATCCTGCGGGCGCTGGGCTGCCAGGAGCGCGGTGATGCGGTGTTCCCGATCCAGGGTGACGGCACGGAGACCCGGTCCTTCTGCTACGTCGACGACTGTGTCGACGGCATCATGACGATGTACGAAAAAGGCGGGCACCGCGAGATTTACCACATCGGCAGTGACGTGGAGATGTCGATCCGTGAGCTGGCCGACCGCATCGGCGCCATCGTCGGCGTCGCGTTGGACGTCCAGCCCGGCGAGTCGCCCGCCGGGCAGACGAAGCGGCGCTGCCCCGACATCACGAAGATGGGCAAGCTGGGCTGGACGCCGCAGATCGCCCTGGACGACGGGCTGGCGCGCACCGTGGCCTGGTACCGCGAGCACCGAAATGACGTGCCCGCAAACGACCTGATGTAG
- a CDS encoding DUF4333 domain-containing protein, with the protein MRARILALVVIAGLLLTGLAALVYSLTRPEPEAVQAKPSAQLPMVDKASLERAIHDAFTSQPPQAVICERGLIARVGQSTRCDVTMSPAYGIQPTITVSGVDNGKVSYSMTPAVSKTQLEAAVADMVTRARKAAPDSVVCQSGLEGKQGAVALCDITDDGFTSRRTALVSEVSGLAMNYGLTPVLEKSVAESSLATQLGQSPSTVKCDGDVDSKVGATQRCTALVGGQNRAYTLTVTDVADGKVSFSYKPTG; encoded by the coding sequence ATGAGGGCGCGCATCCTGGCACTGGTCGTCATCGCTGGGCTGCTGCTGACGGGCCTCGCGGCGCTGGTCTACAGCCTCACCCGTCCGGAACCGGAAGCGGTCCAGGCCAAGCCGTCGGCGCAGTTGCCGATGGTGGACAAGGCGTCGCTGGAGCGGGCGATCCACGATGCCTTCACGAGCCAGCCGCCGCAGGCGGTGATCTGTGAGCGCGGCCTCATCGCCCGGGTCGGGCAGAGCACGCGGTGTGACGTCACCATGTCACCGGCCTACGGGATTCAGCCGACCATCACGGTGTCCGGCGTCGACAACGGCAAGGTCAGCTATTCGATGACCCCCGCGGTTTCCAAGACCCAGTTGGAGGCGGCGGTGGCGGACATGGTGACCCGTGCGCGCAAGGCCGCCCCGGATTCCGTCGTGTGCCAGTCGGGGCTCGAGGGCAAGCAGGGTGCGGTGGCGTTGTGCGACATCACCGATGACGGATTCACCAGCCGACGTACCGCACTGGTGAGCGAAGTGTCCGGCCTCGCAATGAATTACGGCCTGACACCGGTGCTGGAGAAGTCGGTGGCGGAGAGTTCGCTTGCGACGCAACTGGGTCAGAGCCCCAGCACGGTCAAGTGCGACGGAGACGTCGACAGCAAGGTCGGCGCGACACAGCGGTGCACCGCGCTCGTCGGCGGCCAGAACCGCGCCTACACGCTGACGGTCACCGACGTCGCCGACGGCAAGGTGTCGTTCAGCTACAAGCCCACCGGCTGA
- a CDS encoding TIGR01777 family oxidoreductase: MGIEYSSVFDAPRDDVFAWHARPGAIHRLLPPWQPMSVVAEAASLADGRAVLGLPGGLRWSAQHNPADYAPPARFVDELSRDGLRSLPTALVGHWRHEHCFDAVGDGRTRVTDRVDTPVPGPLLEQTFRYRHRQLSDDLAAHRWAREHGGGPGSVAVTGASGLVGSALTAFLSTGGHRVIRLVRREPRDDTERRWDPESPADDLLDGIDAVVHLAGASIAGRFTDAHKKAVRDSRIEPTRRLAECAARATDGPSVFVGASAIGWYGDDRADERLDESAQPGDGFLAAVVADWEAATAPATAAGLRVVNVRTGIVQTPRGGTLQLMRPLFAAGLGGPLGDGRQWLSWIDIDDLIDVYHRALVDTALSGPVNAVAPQPVRNADYTRTLAGVLHRPAVLPVPALGPALLLGRQGARELAMASQRVVPGRLIEAGHRFRRPDLEQCLRHQLGKAVR, from the coding sequence ATGGGGATCGAGTACAGCAGTGTGTTCGACGCGCCGCGCGACGACGTGTTCGCCTGGCATGCGCGGCCGGGCGCCATCCACCGGTTGCTGCCGCCGTGGCAGCCAATGAGCGTGGTCGCGGAAGCCGCGTCGCTGGCCGACGGGCGCGCCGTGCTCGGCCTGCCCGGCGGACTGCGCTGGAGCGCGCAACACAATCCGGCCGACTACGCGCCGCCCGCGCGTTTCGTGGACGAATTGAGCCGGGACGGATTACGTTCGCTGCCAACGGCTTTGGTTGGGCATTGGCGACACGAACACTGCTTCGACGCCGTCGGTGACGGGCGCACCCGGGTCACCGACCGTGTCGACACACCGGTACCCGGGCCCCTGCTCGAGCAGACGTTCCGGTACCGGCACCGCCAGCTGAGCGACGACCTCGCCGCCCATCGATGGGCGCGCGAACACGGCGGGGGTCCCGGCTCGGTGGCGGTGACCGGGGCATCGGGACTGGTCGGCAGCGCCCTGACCGCCTTCCTGTCCACCGGCGGTCACCGGGTGATCCGGTTGGTGCGCCGCGAACCACGCGACGACACCGAACGCCGCTGGGATCCCGAATCACCCGCCGACGATCTGCTCGACGGGATCGACGCCGTGGTGCACCTCGCGGGCGCGTCGATTGCCGGCCGGTTCACCGACGCGCACAAGAAAGCGGTGCGCGACAGCCGGATCGAGCCGACCCGTCGGCTGGCCGAGTGCGCCGCCCGCGCGACGGACGGGCCGTCGGTCTTCGTCGGTGCGTCGGCGATCGGCTGGTACGGAGACGACAGGGCCGACGAGCGCCTCGACGAATCGGCGCAACCGGGCGACGGGTTCCTGGCTGCCGTCGTGGCCGACTGGGAAGCGGCGACGGCGCCGGCCACCGCTGCCGGACTGCGGGTCGTCAACGTCCGCACCGGGATCGTGCAGACGCCGCGCGGCGGCACCCTGCAGCTGATGCGGCCGCTGTTCGCCGCCGGTCTCGGCGGTCCGCTCGGCGACGGGCGGCAATGGCTGTCCTGGATCGACATCGACGACCTGATTGACGTGTACCACCGCGCGCTGGTCGACACCGCGCTGTCGGGCCCCGTGAATGCCGTTGCGCCACAACCCGTCCGCAACGCCGACTACACCCGGACGCTGGCCGGGGTGTTGCACCGACCCGCCGTGTTGCCCGTACCCGCGCTGGGGCCGGCACTGCTGCTCGGCCGGCAGGGGGCCCGCGAGCTGGCCATGGCCAGTCAGCGCGTGGTGCCAGGCCGGCTCATCGAGGCCGGCCACCGCTTCCGGCGCCCGGACCTCGAACAGTGCCTGCGCCACCAGTTGGGGAAGGCGGTCCGATGA
- a CDS encoding SRPBCC family protein, whose translation MIDAQRQVVVAAPADAVFAYLADFTTTTQWDPGTVRTERIAGDGGVGTRYANTSRFAGRTSEITYEVTSLTPGQSIELRGVNRYLVARDTITVVPHVDGTAVTYRIRFAFQGWLRWIEPLLQLAVARLLDDGARGLRRELARI comes from the coding sequence ATGATCGACGCGCAGCGACAGGTGGTGGTGGCCGCGCCGGCCGACGCCGTCTTCGCGTACCTGGCGGACTTCACCACGACAACACAGTGGGACCCCGGCACCGTCCGCACCGAACGCATCGCGGGCGACGGCGGTGTGGGTACCCGGTACGCGAACACGTCCCGCTTCGCCGGCCGCACCTCGGAGATCACGTACGAAGTCACCAGCCTGACGCCGGGGCAGTCGATCGAACTGCGCGGCGTCAATCGGTACCTGGTCGCGCGCGACACCATCACCGTGGTGCCGCATGTCGACGGCACTGCGGTCACCTACCGGATCAGGTTCGCGTTCCAGGGATGGCTGCGGTGGATCGAGCCCCTGCTCCAGCTCGCGGTGGCGCGCCTCCTCGACGACGGCGCGCGCGGGCTGCGGCGCGAACTCGCTCGAATCTGA